One stretch of Campylobacter sp. CCS1377 DNA includes these proteins:
- the nrfD gene encoding NrfD/PsrC family molybdoenzyme membrane anchor subunit, whose translation MNEIWGNESVNAIVWHWPIALYLFLAGLSSGAMMTALSVEWMNPKRKAPWDAFVKAGVLIAPITIIVGLIVLIFDLTKPLNFYQLLIHYNLKSVMSLGVLLLLFYTPLCAIYAILRFRLTLSKSFLWPVMNLFGGVLDFLEKNSLWFGRLVFALAGGVGVYTGFLLSAIQTYPLYNSPILPILFLASGLSSGIAACICFGILLFSEEVSKEKTKYLLTMDLRVIPIESLLLFALFVGLYFQGGDKALVVLSALSEGSWAMIFWVCVVGFSVVIPSVIALTALKNHAYKVNFILLNSISIMLGVFALRMYILYAGQLYLGA comes from the coding sequence ATGAATGAAATTTGGGGAAATGAAAGCGTAAATGCTATTGTGTGGCATTGGCCTATCGCACTTTATTTATTTTTGGCGGGACTTTCTTCAGGTGCTATGATGACGGCTTTAAGTGTAGAATGGATGAATCCTAAACGCAAAGCACCTTGGGATGCTTTTGTTAAGGCTGGGGTTTTGATCGCACCTATTACGATAATTGTAGGTTTGATTGTATTGATTTTTGATTTGACAAAACCTTTAAATTTTTATCAACTTTTAATTCATTATAATCTTAAATCCGTAATGTCTTTGGGTGTTTTGCTTTTGCTTTTTTATACTCCTTTATGTGCAATTTATGCAATTTTGCGTTTTAGACTTACTTTGTCTAAAAGTTTTTTATGGCCTGTGATGAATTTATTTGGCGGAGTGCTTGATTTTTTAGAGAAAAATTCGCTTTGGTTTGGAAGACTTGTTTTTGCTTTAGCAGGCGGAGTTGGTGTATATACAGGCTTTTTACTTTCTGCCATTCAAACTTATCCGCTTTATAATAGTCCGATTTTGCCAATTTTATTTTTAGCCAGTGGTTTATCAAGCGGAATTGCGGCTTGTATTTGTTTTGGAATTTTGTTATTTTCAGAAGAAGTTTCTAAAGAAAAAACCAAGTATCTTTTAACGATGGATTTAAGGGTTATTCCTATTGAATCTTTGCTTTTGTTTGCTTTATTTGTTGGACTTTATTTTCAAGGCGGGGATAAAGCATTGGTAGTACTTAGTGCTTTAAGTGAAGGCTCTTGGGCTATGATTTTTTGGGTTTGTGTGGTTGGTTTTAGTGTTGTGATCCCAAGTGTGATTGCACTTACTGCTTTAAAAAATCACGCTTATAAGGTGAATTTTATACTCTTAAATTCAATTTCTATTATGCTGGGAGTATTTGCTTTAAGAATGTATATACTCTATGCGGGACAGCTTTATTTGGGAGCTTAA
- a CDS encoding potassium channel family protein: MLIYRLINHYKNIYYRSTKKFILIWISFALTPLVFSFIFDQIAIYATGKLSADLLLIFLNIFTIVVVFALLIFLTITMWAAFGHKIDIKEKFVMILSSYVLIWFAYGNLYYFSCDVDNYDRILKADKTLKFDKLQEESIKVQFQTPIKGIGNFWQWDENLGLKSVNRIEGFLDCLYFSGVTMLTVGYGDITPVSRLLRFFSILQGFLGQIIVVVAMGIWVNQITARNKSA; this comes from the coding sequence TTGCTTATATACAGACTGATCAATCATTATAAAAATATTTATTATAGAAGTACTAAAAAATTTATATTGATATGGATCAGTTTTGCTTTAACTCCTTTGGTTTTTAGTTTTATTTTCGATCAAATCGCCATTTATGCTACAGGAAAGTTAAGTGCTGATTTATTGCTTATTTTTTTAAATATTTTTACCATTGTTGTTGTTTTTGCTTTGTTGATATTTTTAACCATTACAATGTGGGCTGCATTTGGACATAAGATTGACATTAAAGAAAAATTTGTAATGATTTTAAGTTCTTATGTATTGATATGGTTTGCTTATGGAAATTTGTATTATTTTTCTTGCGATGTGGATAATTACGATAGGATTTTAAAAGCGGATAAGACTTTAAAATTTGATAAATTACAAGAAGAAAGCATAAAGGTGCAATTTCAAACGCCTATTAAAGGAATAGGAAATTTTTGGCAATGGGACGAAAATTTGGGTTTAAAGTCAGTTAATCGAATTGAAGGTTTTTTAGATTGTTTGTATTTTAGCGGTGTAACTATGTTGACTGTGGGTTATGGCGATATTACTCCTGTGAGTCGTTTGTTAAGATTTTTTAGCATTTTGCAAGGCTTTTTAGGGCAAATTATCGTTGTGGTAGCGATGGGAATTTGGGTTAATCAAATCACTGCAAGAAATAAATCTGCTTAA
- a CDS encoding hemerythrin family protein: MVPEWDSAYAIGNSFIDAQHKKFFDMAKNVEEAFFDSVSREKIKELLQELFVYMKTHFKDEEELMKKIHYPKYDEHILAHKNIIGKMVKTIQNAKSTNDLKESLYNITQKWLLNHILEEDMQIEQHIQNLKNKIK; this comes from the coding sequence ATGGTTCCTGAGTGGGATAGTGCCTATGCGATTGGCAATAGTTTCATTGATGCACAACATAAAAAATTTTTTGATATGGCAAAAAATGTTGAAGAAGCTTTTTTTGATTCTGTTTCCAGAGAGAAAATAAAGGAATTATTGCAAGAATTATTTGTTTATATGAAAACACATTTTAAAGATGAAGAAGAATTGATGAAAAAAATTCATTATCCTAAATATGATGAGCACATTCTTGCCCACAAAAATATTATTGGAAAAATGGTTAAAACAATTCAAAATGCCAAAAGCACAAACGATCTTAAAGAATCCTTGTATAATATCACGCAAAAATGGCTTTTAAATCATATTTTGGAAGAAGATATGCAAATAGAACAACATATTCAAAATCTCAAAAATAAAATAAAGTAG
- the polA gene encoding DNA polymerase I yields MKTLTIIDTFGFFFRLFYALKGLKNSQGEASGMVSGFANFIYSLKNEHKSDYIIFALDSKGKTFRSEIDPNYKQNRTPPPPELLAQIPVCIEMIEKMGFISISQEGYEADDIIASFVKTCKDKEIFVRVVTQDKDLYQLIKDGKVSIYSPISKNDYDEVACLEKYGVKPCQIRDFLALCGDSSDNIPGVKGIGAKGAKTLLDEFGSIEGIYENLMLVRNERSRNLLLEGKENAFLSKKLASLYEDLNFDNMLEKSSYPSDEPLLKVLEILERFELNALLKKLRQNPDNKDKNLGFKATLIQDENRLFEILNSLPKDSIIAFDTETTGLDTKKAKIVGFSFCMSEEESFYVPLSHNYLGVGKQISLSSAKKAIELIYSHFIVGHNLKYDFKIIENNFGLKVPLKYADTMILAWLKNPSLRVNMDDLALRLFNYETLHFESLVKKGETFASVELEKACKYAAEDAYITLRFYLYFLKNLDANLLELAKNCEFEFIKVIMMMEENGIKIDTNALEILMKKFENEIKILSEEIYTLCEDRLNLNSPKQVGDVLFEKLKLPSGKKTKTGYSTDEKVLNNLLDKHPVIAKLLDYRELAKLYSTYCEPLLKLALKDENSRIYSSFLQTGTATGRLSSKDPNLQNIPAHGQYAKDYKSCFVAKDDFSFISLDYSQIELRMLAHFSEDEKLLEAFKNDEDIHAKTAIMIFGESNYETRSVAKSINFGLIYGMGYKTLSQNLKIEASLAKTYIEKYFENFTSIKNYFEKVKNEAKQNGFIATLSGRRRYFDFENAKPMQVAMYERESINSILQGSAADIIKLAMIEIAKDLDENKKLILQIHDELIFEIKDELCENFVKKASDIMENIVKLKVKLKTSSSIAKKWGDLK; encoded by the coding sequence ATGAAAACTTTAACAATAATTGATACTTTTGGATTTTTTTTCAGGCTTTTTTATGCCCTTAAAGGACTTAAAAACTCTCAAGGTGAAGCCAGTGGAATGGTGAGTGGTTTTGCTAATTTTATTTATAGTTTAAAAAACGAGCATAAAAGTGATTATATTATTTTTGCGCTTGATTCTAAAGGCAAAACTTTTCGTAGTGAAATTGACCCAAACTATAAGCAAAATCGCACCCCGCCACCACCAGAGCTTTTAGCACAAATTCCGGTCTGTATAGAGATGATAGAAAAAATGGGCTTTATTAGCATTTCACAAGAAGGCTATGAAGCAGATGATATCATCGCTTCTTTTGTAAAAACTTGCAAAGATAAAGAGATTTTTGTTCGTGTAGTAACACAAGATAAGGATCTTTATCAGCTTATAAAAGATGGCAAAGTAAGCATTTATAGTCCTATTTCTAAAAACGACTATGATGAAGTGGCGTGTTTAGAAAAATATGGAGTGAAACCTTGTCAAATTCGTGATTTTTTAGCACTTTGTGGGGATAGTTCGGATAATATCCCAGGAGTTAAAGGTATAGGCGCAAAAGGAGCTAAAACCTTGCTTGATGAATTTGGTAGTATAGAAGGAATTTATGAAAATTTAATGCTGGTACGCAATGAAAGAAGCCGTAATTTGCTTTTAGAAGGTAAAGAAAATGCTTTTTTAAGTAAAAAACTTGCCTCTTTATATGAAGATTTAAATTTTGATAATATGCTTGAAAAATCATCTTACCCAAGCGATGAACCTCTTTTAAAAGTGCTTGAAATTTTAGAGCGTTTTGAACTTAATGCTTTGCTTAAAAAACTCCGTCAAAACCCTGATAATAAAGATAAAAATTTAGGCTTTAAAGCTACTTTGATCCAAGATGAAAATAGGCTTTTTGAAATTTTAAATTCACTCCCTAAAGATAGTATTATAGCTTTTGATACAGAAACTACAGGACTTGACACTAAGAAAGCAAAAATTGTTGGCTTTAGTTTTTGCATGAGTGAAGAAGAAAGCTTTTATGTGCCATTGTCTCATAATTATTTAGGAGTTGGCAAGCAAATTTCACTTAGTAGTGCTAAAAAAGCCATAGAGCTTATATATTCGCACTTTATCGTAGGACATAATCTAAAATATGATTTTAAAATCATAGAAAATAATTTTGGTTTAAAAGTACCTTTAAAATATGCCGATACTATGATTTTAGCGTGGCTTAAAAATCCATCTTTAAGGGTAAATATGGATGATTTGGCTTTAAGGCTTTTTAATTATGAGACTTTACATTTTGAAAGCTTGGTAAAAAAGGGTGAAACTTTTGCAAGTGTAGAACTTGAAAAAGCTTGTAAGTATGCTGCTGAAGATGCTTATATTACTTTAAGATTTTATCTTTATTTTCTTAAAAATCTTGACGCTAATTTGCTAGAACTTGCGAAAAATTGTGAATTTGAGTTTATAAAAGTCATTATGATGATGGAAGAAAATGGTATCAAGATAGATACTAATGCACTAGAAATTTTAATGAAAAAATTTGAAAATGAGATTAAAATTTTAAGCGAAGAAATTTACACGCTTTGCGAAGATAGACTTAATTTAAATTCGCCAAAACAAGTAGGCGATGTGCTTTTTGAAAAACTCAAACTTCCAAGTGGTAAAAAAACCAAAACAGGTTATTCTACCGATGAAAAAGTTTTAAATAATCTTTTAGACAAGCACCCTGTAATTGCTAAATTGCTAGATTATAGAGAGCTTGCTAAGCTTTATTCTACTTATTGTGAGCCTTTGTTAAAGCTTGCTTTAAAAGATGAAAATTCAAGAATTTATTCTAGTTTTTTACAAACTGGCACTGCCACGGGTCGTCTTTCTTCTAAAGATCCAAATTTACAAAATATCCCTGCACATGGACAATATGCAAAAGACTATAAATCCTGCTTTGTAGCTAAAGATGACTTTAGTTTTATAAGTCTTGATTATTCTCAAATCGAGCTTAGAATGCTTGCACATTTTAGTGAAGATGAAAAGCTTTTAGAAGCCTTTAAAAATGATGAAGATATACACGCAAAAACAGCTATTATGATATTTGGAGAGAGTAATTATGAAACAAGAAGTGTGGCAAAAAGTATTAATTTTGGTTTAATTTATGGAATGGGCTATAAAACCTTAAGCCAAAATTTAAAAATCGAAGCAAGTTTAGCTAAAACTTATATAGAAAAATATTTTGAAAATTTTACTAGCATTAAAAACTATTTTGAAAAAGTAAAAAATGAAGCTAAACAAAATGGTTTTATCGCAACCTTAAGCGGACGAAGGCGCTATTTTGACTTTGAAAATGCCAAGCCTATGCAAGTGGCTATGTATGAAAGAGAAAGTATAAATTCTATACTTCAAGGCTCAGCAGCTGATATTATAAAGCTTGCAATGATAGAAATTGCTAAAGATTTAGATGAAAATAAAAAATTAATTTTACAAATTCACGATGAGTTAATTTTTGAAATTAAAGATGAATTATGTGAAAATTTTGTTAAAAAAGCTAGTGATATTATGGAAAATATAGTAAAATTAAAAGTAAAATTAAAAACAAGTTCAAGCATCGCTAAAAAATGGGGCGATTTAAAATAA
- a CDS encoding molybdenum cofactor guanylyltransferase → MLKNCVILCGGKSSRMGQDKSLLKIGSKNLTQIQVEKFSNFFEHVFVSVKNDKFNQEFKIIQDDPNYPLHSPMLALYSILKNFKNEFVFIISVDSPCIGLEEISKMAEFLEQDYKIIIAKSKNYKHSLCGFYHSDLADVCKNLLDQNEQKIQLLFSKVKTKFVEFEDEKPFLNLNFYDEFQKYKSECE, encoded by the coding sequence ATGCTAAAAAATTGTGTTATTTTATGTGGTGGAAAATCAAGTCGTATGGGACAAGATAAAAGTCTTTTAAAAATCGGTTCTAAAAATTTAACCCAAATTCAAGTGGAAAAATTTTCCAATTTTTTTGAGCATGTTTTTGTTAGTGTCAAAAATGATAAATTTAATCAAGAATTTAAAATCATACAAGATGATCCAAATTATCCTTTGCATTCTCCTATGCTTGCGCTTTATTCGATCTTAAAAAATTTCAAAAATGAATTTGTTTTTATCATTAGCGTGGATAGCCCTTGCATTGGTTTAGAAGAAATTTCTAAAATGGCTGAATTTTTAGAACAAGATTATAAAATTATCATAGCAAAAAGTAAAAATTACAAACACTCATTGTGTGGTTTTTATCACAGTGATTTAGCAGATGTTTGCAAAAATTTACTCGATCAAAACGAACAAAAAATTCAACTTTTATTTTCTAAAGTTAAGACTAAATTTGTAGAATTCGAAGATGAAAAGCCTTTTTTGAATCTGAATTTTTACGATGAATTCCAAAAATACAAAAGCGAGTGTGAATGA
- a CDS encoding 4Fe-4S dicluster domain-containing protein: protein MMKYAMVFNSQKCIGCQSCSIACRSENKVPEGLYRLQVKIQGPKGVFPNLAFDYERFSCQMCENTPCVSVCPTHASFMDENGIVDIDANKCVGCLYCISACPYHARFLNPQTKVPDKCNFCKDTHLKLHGEPACVSVCPTDALVFGDLDNMNDPIYEILSKKNFTRKKEHLGTKPKLFTIPNKKGEIKL from the coding sequence ATAATGAAATATGCAATGGTTTTTAATTCTCAAAAATGTATAGGCTGTCAATCTTGCTCTATCGCCTGTCGCAGCGAAAATAAAGTTCCAGAAGGGCTTTATAGACTCCAAGTTAAAATTCAAGGTCCTAAAGGCGTGTTTCCAAATTTGGCTTTTGATTATGAAAGATTTTCTTGTCAAATGTGTGAGAATACACCTTGCGTTAGTGTTTGTCCAACTCATGCTTCTTTTATGGATGAAAATGGTATTGTGGATATTGATGCAAATAAATGCGTAGGGTGCTTGTATTGTATCAGTGCTTGTCCTTATCATGCTAGATTTTTAAATCCGCAAACTAAAGTTCCTGATAAGTGCAATTTTTGCAAAGATACACATTTAAAATTACATGGAGAACCAGCGTGTGTGAGTGTTTGTCCTACAGATGCTTTGGTTTTTGGAGATTTGGATAATATGAATGATCCTATTTATGAAATTCTATCAAAGAAAAATTTCACAAGGAAAAAAGAACATTTGGGAACAAAACCAAAACTTTTTACTATACCGAATAAGAAAGGGGAAATAAAGCTATGA
- a CDS encoding phospholipase A, with protein sequence MKKIIIILSCNIILWANDYQKALEYEKNGDYQKAMQIYKKLAEDKLGIQEKNAIQNKQIQDKTALTQEKNKKSQKEDFTKIALANYLGKDEAFNPFGISSHQMNYFMPFSYNFSKVAPNQNKSEIKFQISIKKRLFDNMLNLGESYYIAYTQTSWWQAYNHSSPFRENNYKPEFFVNFPMQLEKLPWMQNVRLGILHESNGKSDESLESRSWNRIYLSSVFLKDRFLIAPRVWLRIPENEKDDDNPDIEKYLGNFDLNMAYLGKDFFINAMVRNNLRTSSNKGAVQIDIGYDLFDNGIFWYVQYFNGYGESLIDYNKYVNKLSTGFLISY encoded by the coding sequence ATGAAAAAAATAATCATAATTTTATCTTGTAATATCATTTTATGGGCAAATGACTATCAAAAAGCCCTAGAATATGAAAAAAATGGCGACTATCAAAAAGCGATGCAAATTTATAAAAAACTTGCTGAAGACAAACTAGGCATTCAAGAAAAAAATGCGATACAAAATAAGCAAATTCAAGACAAAACCGCCTTAACTCAAGAAAAAAACAAAAAGTCTCAAAAAGAAGACTTTACCAAAATTGCTTTAGCAAATTATTTAGGCAAAGATGAGGCTTTTAATCCTTTTGGAATTAGCTCACATCAAATGAACTATTTTATGCCTTTTTCTTATAATTTTTCTAAAGTTGCACCCAATCAAAATAAATCAGAAATCAAATTTCAAATCAGCATAAAAAAACGCCTTTTTGATAATATGCTAAATTTAGGCGAGTCCTATTATATCGCTTACACTCAAACTTCGTGGTGGCAAGCTTATAATCACTCTTCTCCTTTTAGAGAAAATAATTATAAACCAGAATTTTTTGTTAATTTTCCTATGCAGCTTGAAAAACTTCCTTGGATGCAAAATGTAAGGCTTGGAATTTTACACGAATCAAATGGCAAAAGCGATGAGAGCTTAGAATCGCGTTCTTGGAATAGAATTTATCTTAGTTCCGTATTTTTAAAAGATAGATTTTTAATTGCACCAAGAGTTTGGTTGCGAATACCGGAAAATGAAAAAGATGATGATAATCCAGATATTGAAAAGTATTTGGGAAATTTCGATCTTAATATGGCTTATTTAGGAAAAGATTTTTTTATCAATGCTATGGTAAGAAACAATCTTAGAACAAGTTCAAATAAAGGTGCAGTGCAAATTGATATAGGCTATGATTTATTTGATAATGGAATCTTTTGGTATGTGCAGTATTTTAATGGTTATGGCGAGAGTTTGATTGATTATAATAAATATGTCAATAAACTCTCAACCGGTTTTTTAATATCCTATTAA
- the phsA gene encoding thiosulfate reductase PhsA encodes MGIHRRDFLKGVGLSSAVLSMPGMLGAFEGKLKGSQKFVKSICEMCSTRCPIEARVDENNRVFIQGNIYSKATEGGICARGGSGVSQLVDPKRLVKPLMRVGQRGEGKFKEVSWDEAYEYISVKLKEIKEKHGAKSVAFASKTGPDQTFMNQFAYGFGTPNIFDHGNTCPSGYATALTSVYGSGSLSRDFADCKFMLNFGHNVYEGMVISYARGVTKALEKGCRLISLDPRFSVLSSKADEWIPIRPGSDAAFMMAFIHTLIFEELYDKKFVQKYTVGFEKLKESIKDYTPERMAKECDVSAEKIISLTRECASYAPHCMIDFGHRATFTPEEIEFRRAIAIANALLGNIETKGGLYFPKGAALYNKIAGQKVAPIIKGSILPKVPEPNEPRIDGVDIKGGEFSKIPKTRGIYSKVYETILNEKPYAIHGLWITRSNPVMTVSNSDEVVKALKKLDLFVCVDVYMSDSAQYADIILPESTYLERDEHFLSDDGKNPGYQVRQKVVEPIGDTRASWRIYKELAQKMGFGDLFPYKDIEDFRMQQAYEYPEEIYELKSKGLTSYGIPLLARDKESIAKFVEKYPNSKQFLDEDGEFSEILKCKTKSGKIELFDEVLEQACGRGALKYNDPKLKGDSQFYFIQGKVAVHTNGHTANVPWLNDLMDNNAVWINQNVANKLGLKKGDSIKIKSEVGEQIAQVLPTVGIREDTLFAYFGFGHTSKWQEISYGKGMNASHLLKNIISPVSGNNVHTIGVDIEKI; translated from the coding sequence GTGGGTATTCATAGACGCGATTTTCTTAAGGGTGTAGGGCTAAGTTCTGCGGTTTTAAGTATGCCGGGAATGCTTGGTGCTTTTGAAGGCAAGCTTAAAGGTTCTCAAAAATTTGTTAAAAGCATTTGCGAAATGTGTAGCACTCGTTGTCCTATCGAGGCAAGGGTTGATGAGAATAATAGGGTTTTTATTCAAGGCAATATTTATTCCAAGGCAACAGAGGGTGGAATTTGTGCTAGAGGAGGATCGGGTGTAAGTCAGCTTGTGGATCCTAAGCGTTTAGTAAAACCTTTGATGCGTGTAGGTCAAAGAGGTGAGGGTAAATTTAAAGAAGTAAGCTGGGATGAAGCTTATGAGTACATTAGTGTTAAGCTCAAAGAAATTAAAGAAAAACACGGTGCTAAAAGTGTGGCTTTTGCAAGTAAAACAGGACCTGATCAAACTTTTATGAATCAGTTTGCCTATGGTTTTGGTACACCAAATATTTTTGATCACGGCAACACCTGTCCTTCTGGCTATGCGACAGCTTTGACAAGTGTTTATGGTAGTGGTTCGCTTAGTAGAGATTTCGCAGATTGTAAATTTATGTTAAATTTTGGACATAATGTTTATGAAGGTATGGTAATCTCTTATGCAAGAGGAGTTACTAAGGCTTTAGAAAAGGGATGTAGACTTATTTCTTTAGATCCTCGTTTTTCGGTTCTTTCTTCTAAAGCAGATGAGTGGATACCTATTCGCCCAGGTAGTGATGCTGCGTTTATGATGGCTTTTATCCATACTTTAATTTTTGAAGAGCTTTATGATAAAAAATTCGTTCAAAAATACACTGTAGGTTTTGAAAAACTTAAAGAAAGTATTAAGGATTATACTCCAGAGCGTATGGCTAAAGAATGCGATGTTAGTGCGGAAAAAATCATTTCTTTGACTAGAGAGTGTGCTTCTTATGCGCCACATTGTATGATTGATTTTGGTCATAGAGCAACTTTTACTCCAGAAGAAATAGAATTTAGAAGAGCCATTGCTATTGCTAATGCTTTGCTTGGAAATATAGAAACTAAAGGCGGTTTGTATTTTCCTAAGGGTGCTGCTTTGTATAATAAAATCGCAGGTCAAAAGGTTGCTCCAATTATTAAGGGTTCTATTTTACCAAAAGTGCCCGAGCCAAATGAGCCACGCATTGATGGAGTGGATATTAAAGGTGGAGAATTTAGCAAAATTCCAAAAACCAGAGGAATTTATAGTAAGGTTTATGAGACTATTTTGAATGAAAAACCTTATGCAATACACGGGCTTTGGATTACAAGATCAAATCCAGTGATGACTGTAAGTAATTCAGATGAAGTGGTGAAAGCGCTTAAAAAACTCGATTTGTTTGTATGCGTAGATGTTTATATGAGTGATAGTGCACAATATGCGGATATTATTTTGCCAGAATCAACTTATTTAGAAAGGGATGAGCACTTCTTATCTGATGACGGCAAAAATCCTGGCTATCAAGTGCGTCAAAAGGTAGTAGAGCCTATAGGTGATACAAGAGCTTCGTGGAGAATTTATAAAGAATTAGCACAAAAAATGGGCTTTGGTGACTTATTTCCTTACAAAGATATTGAAGATTTTAGAATGCAACAAGCTTATGAATATCCTGAAGAAATTTATGAGCTAAAAAGCAAAGGCTTAACAAGTTATGGCATACCGCTTTTAGCACGCGATAAAGAAAGTATTGCAAAATTTGTAGAAAAATATCCAAATTCTAAACAATTTTTAGATGAAGATGGAGAATTTAGCGAAATTCTAAAATGTAAAACAAAAAGCGGGAAAATAGAGCTTTTTGATGAGGTTTTAGAGCAAGCTTGTGGGCGCGGAGCTTTAAAATACAATGATCCTAAATTAAAAGGCGATTCGCAGTTTTATTTTATACAAGGCAAAGTTGCTGTGCATACAAATGGGCATACAGCTAATGTTCCATGGCTTAATGATTTAATGGATAATAATGCCGTGTGGATCAATCAAAATGTTGCAAATAAGCTTGGACTCAAAAAAGGTGATAGTATAAAAATTAAAAGTGAAGTTGGAGAACAAATTGCACAAGTATTGCCTACAGTCGGTATTAGAGAGGATACTTTGTTTGCGTATTTTGGTTTTGGACATACGAGCAAATGGCAAGAAATTTCTTATGGCAAAGGAATGAATGCAAGTCATCTTTTAAAAAATATTATTTCTCCTGTGAGTGGCAATAATGTCCATACCATAGGTGTTGATATAGAAAAAATATAG
- the motA gene encoding flagellar motor stator protein MotA, translated as MDLSTLLGIVLATVSISVGDILEGGNPLHVIHLSSFLIVIPTAAFCAMTSTHKKIVKAAYKELKIVFTGAKVNLPERIAQMIEFSIIARRDGLLALESRTNEIENEFLRNAMMMMVDGKNFDEIKESMEIQTEELEEYYKECAEYWTRFGETCPTMGLVGAVLGLMLALQKLEDPQAMAMGIAGAFTATVTGIFGSYALFGPFGSKLKANGMDLVKEQIVIMEAIKGIAEGANPRDLEAKLFNFLGKNDVRISQFDK; from the coding sequence ATGGATCTTTCAACTTTACTCGGAATAGTTCTAGCTACTGTAAGTATTTCCGTTGGTGATATTTTAGAAGGCGGAAATCCTTTGCATGTTATTCATCTAAGCTCCTTTCTTATAGTGATCCCTACCGCAGCCTTTTGTGCTATGACTTCAACTCATAAAAAAATTGTAAAAGCGGCTTATAAAGAATTAAAAATTGTATTTACAGGTGCAAAAGTGAATTTACCAGAACGCATTGCTCAAATGATAGAATTTTCAATCATTGCAAGAAGAGACGGGCTTTTAGCGCTTGAATCAAGAACTAACGAAATTGAAAACGAATTTTTAAGAAATGCTATGATGATGATGGTCGATGGAAAAAATTTTGATGAAATCAAAGAAAGCATGGAAATTCAAACCGAAGAATTAGAAGAATATTACAAAGAATGCGCAGAATACTGGACACGATTTGGCGAAACTTGTCCTACTATGGGGCTTGTTGGAGCGGTTTTAGGACTTATGCTTGCTTTGCAAAAACTTGAAGATCCACAAGCAATGGCGATGGGTATTGCAGGAGCATTTACCGCTACAGTTACAGGAATATTTGGATCTTACGCTCTTTTTGGTCCTTTTGGCTCTAAGCTTAAAGCCAATGGAATGGATTTAGTTAAAGAACAAATTGTTATCATGGAGGCAATCAAAGGCATAGCTGAAGGCGCGAATCCTAGAGATTTAGAAGCAAAATTATTTAATTTCTTAGGAAAAAATGATGTGCGTATTTCTCAATTTGATAAATAA